The sequence below is a genomic window from Streptococcus oralis.
TAAAACTATACTGACTCGTAGTCACATATTAAAAAGTGAGATGATTTTCATCTCACTTTTATTCTTAAAATCCATTATTGTCGCTGAGCTCTTTGAACCAGTGGCCTGATTTCTTCAGGTGGCGTTCCTGCGTTTCCAAGTCAAGCTCAACTAGACCATAGCGGTTTTTATAGCTATTGAGCCATGACCAACAATCAAGAAAGGTCCAAATCAAGTAACCCTTACAGTTGGCCCCGTCTTCAATGGCACGGTGAAGTTCACGCAGATGCCCTTTGACAAAGTCGATACGATAGTCGTCTTGAATCATGCCATTCTCACGGAACTTGTCTTCACCTTCAACACCCATGCCATTCTCTGTCAACATCCACTCAATATTACCATAATTTTCCTTGATATTTTGGGCAATATCATAAATCCCTTGCTCATAGATTTCCCAACCGCGGTGGGGATTGATCTTACGACCAGGCATAACATAAGGCTCGTAAAAATGTTCTGGCAAGAGCGGACTGTCTGGATGCTTGGCAAAACGTGGCGCCATGACACGCAAAGGTTGGTAATAGTTGACTCCAAGAAAGTCCACTGTATGGTCACGAATAAGCTCTAACTCTTCAACAGTGTACTCTGGTAGCAAATCATGCTCAGACAAAATTTCCACCAATTCCTCTGGATAAGTCCCCAAGACAGACGGATCTAGGAAAGATTGAGCTTGAAAGAGATCGGCAATGCGAGCGGCCTTGACATCTGCAGGATGCTGGCTACGTGGGTAAGCTGGTGTCAAGTTAAGAACAACCCCAATCTTCGAACCCGGCAAAATCTCATGACAGGCCTTCACCGCAAGACTACTAGCCAGTTGCGTATGATAGGCAACCTTAACCGCCGCATTGGCATCTACCTTGTGAGGATAGTGGGCATCATAGAAATAACCAAACTCTACGGGTACAATGGGTTCATTGAAGGTAATCCATTGGTCTACCAAGTCACCGTAAGTCTCAAAACAAAAACGAGCATAGTCTTCATAAGCCTTGACAGTTTCCTTATTTTCCCAACCATCGCCGTCTTCTTGGAGGGCAAATGGCAGGTCGAAGTGATAGAGATTGACTAAGAGACGAATCCCCTTGGCCTTAATAGCCTCAAAAACCTGACGGTAGAAAGCCACCCCTTGCGGATTGACCTCTCCACGACCTTGCGGGAAAATACGAGACCACTGAATAGAAGTTCGGAAGGCTGTATGCCCAGTCTCTACCAAAAGCTCAATATCCTTTTCCCAGTTTTCATAGAAGGTCGATGTTTTATCAGGTCCAATTCCATTGTAGTAGCGGTTTGGCTCTACTTGATACCAATAATCCCAGAGATTATCTCCCTTGCCGTCACCTGGCACT
It includes:
- a CDS encoding glycoside hydrolase family 1 protein is translated as MLKFPKDFVWGSSTSGPQTEGRVPGDGKGDNLWDYWYQVEPNRYYNGIGPDKTSTFYENWEKDIELLVETGHTAFRTSIQWSRIFPQGRGEVNPQGVAFYRQVFEAIKAKGIRLLVNLYHFDLPFALQEDGDGWENKETVKAYEDYARFCFETYGDLVDQWITFNEPIVPVEFGYFYDAHYPHKVDANAAVKVAYHTQLASSLAVKACHEILPGSKIGVVLNLTPAYPRSQHPADVKAARIADLFQAQSFLDPSVLGTYPEELVEILSEHDLLPEYTVEELELIRDHTVDFLGVNYYQPLRVMAPRFAKHPDSPLLPEHFYEPYVMPGRKINPHRGWEIYEQGIYDIAQNIKENYGNIEWMLTENGMGVEGEDKFRENGMIQDDYRIDFVKGHLRELHRAIEDGANCKGYLIWTFLDCWSWLNSYKNRYGLVELDLETQERHLKKSGHWFKELSDNNGF